In Pseudonocardia sp. C8, one genomic interval encodes:
- a CDS encoding ParB/RepB/Spo0J family partition protein: MAERKGGLGRGLAALIPTAPPEPEPEAPPAAESGNGAPQHRPVASVRRADPEFETPVVDGGAEYREIPLKRIVPNPKQPRTQFDEEQLAELEHSIREFGLLQPIVVRRAGRDYELIMGERRWRAAQRAGLETLPAIVRHTTDDVMLRDALLENIHRVQLNPLEEAAAYEQLLDEFGVTHSELADRLGRSRPVVTNMIRLLKLPVTVQRRVAAGVLSAGHARALLGLEDAGQQEELATRIVAEGMSVRATEEAVVLARQEGPARERRARRRAEQRPEFTEMADRLSDTFDTRVKVEMGQRKGRIVVEFGSVEDLERITGMMGLDGQR; this comes from the coding sequence ATGGCGGAGCGCAAGGGTGGCCTCGGCCGTGGCCTCGCTGCGTTGATCCCGACCGCGCCGCCCGAGCCCGAGCCGGAGGCGCCGCCGGCCGCCGAGAGCGGCAACGGTGCCCCGCAGCACCGGCCGGTGGCGTCGGTCCGGCGCGCGGATCCCGAGTTCGAGACCCCGGTTGTCGACGGCGGTGCGGAGTACCGCGAGATCCCGCTGAAGCGGATCGTCCCCAACCCGAAACAGCCGCGGACCCAGTTCGACGAGGAGCAGCTCGCCGAGCTCGAGCACTCGATCCGCGAGTTCGGCTTGCTGCAGCCGATCGTCGTCCGGCGGGCCGGCCGCGACTACGAGCTCATCATGGGTGAGCGCCGGTGGCGAGCCGCCCAGCGGGCCGGGCTCGAGACCCTGCCCGCGATCGTCCGGCACACCACGGACGACGTGATGCTCCGGGACGCGCTGCTCGAGAACATCCACCGCGTCCAGCTCAACCCGCTCGAGGAGGCGGCCGCCTACGAGCAGCTGCTCGACGAGTTCGGCGTGACGCACTCGGAGCTCGCCGACCGGCTGGGCCGGAGCCGCCCGGTCGTCACGAACATGATCCGGTTGCTGAAGCTGCCGGTGACCGTGCAGCGCCGGGTCGCTGCGGGTGTCCTGTCCGCCGGGCACGCGCGCGCGTTGCTCGGGCTGGAGGACGCCGGGCAGCAGGAGGAGCTCGCCACCCGGATCGTCGCGGAGGGCATGTCGGTGCGGGCGACCGAGGAGGCCGTCGTGCTCGCCCGGCAGGAGGGGCCGGCCCGGGAGCGGCGTGCCCGCCGCCGGGCCGAGCAGCGCCCGGAGTTCACGGAGATGGCCGACCGGCTGTCCGACACCTTCGACACCCGGGTGAAGGTGGAGATGGGGCAGCGGAAGGGCCGGATCGTCGTCGAGTTCGGTTCGGTCGAGGACCTGGAGCGGATCACCGGGATGATGGGGCTCGACGGGCAACGCTGA